Proteins from a genomic interval of Treponema brennaborense DSM 12168:
- a CDS encoding CDP-glycerol glycerophosphotransferase family protein — MNMIFLPLYIDPGTGSMLFSILIGAAATLFFLAKAAVIKVKLFFSGKKNGSLQDISVCDPYVIYCEGIQYWNVFKPVVDEFEKRAIPLVYYTSAKNDPVFERQYQFIRAEFIDEGNAAFARLNLLSAGIVVMTTPGLQVYQLKRSKNVKHYAHVLHMTNDATTYRLFGLDYFDSVLLTGDYQKDDLCALERQRGLPPKQLVTVGCSYLDVLADKMQSVPDEAEHRFTVLVSPSWGAAGLLKRFGEKLLDPLVATGWTILVRPHPQSKKSEADTLSRLEERYKAVPNIEWDYNRDNIYAMKRADIMISDFSGIIFDYTFLCDKPVIYANADIDLRPYDAYDLKKSMWQFTVLEKMGIKLEEKDFPQIKDVIQNAADSPALAAERQLAKRTAWMHEGEAGCRIADFMIKTVSEKST, encoded by the coding sequence ATGAATATGATTTTTTTGCCGCTTTATATCGATCCCGGAACGGGAAGCATGTTGTTTTCGATTCTCATCGGCGCTGCCGCTACGTTGTTTTTTCTTGCAAAAGCTGCGGTAATAAAAGTAAAACTCTTTTTTTCCGGTAAGAAAAACGGAAGCTTGCAGGATATTTCCGTTTGCGATCCGTACGTCATTTATTGTGAGGGTATTCAGTATTGGAACGTTTTTAAACCCGTCGTAGATGAATTTGAAAAACGGGCGATTCCGCTCGTTTATTATACGTCGGCAAAAAACGATCCCGTTTTTGAACGGCAGTATCAGTTCATACGTGCCGAATTTATCGATGAGGGCAACGCTGCGTTTGCCCGTTTGAACCTATTGAGCGCCGGTATCGTTGTCATGACGACTCCGGGACTGCAAGTGTATCAGCTTAAACGTTCAAAAAACGTAAAGCATTATGCGCACGTTTTGCACATGACGAATGACGCGACGACTTACAGACTTTTCGGTCTTGATTATTTTGATTCGGTACTCTTAACGGGTGATTATCAGAAAGACGATTTGTGTGCGTTGGAACGGCAGCGAGGCCTTCCTCCCAAGCAATTGGTAACGGTGGGCTGTTCGTATCTTGATGTACTTGCAGACAAAATGCAATCCGTACCCGACGAAGCTGAGCATCGATTTACGGTTCTTGTTTCTCCTTCCTGGGGAGCTGCGGGTCTGCTTAAACGGTTCGGAGAAAAACTTCTTGATCCGTTGGTTGCAACCGGTTGGACGATTCTTGTTCGTCCGCATCCGCAATCAAAAAAATCGGAAGCGGATACGCTTTCCCGTTTGGAAGAACGATATAAAGCGGTTCCTAATATCGAATGGGACTATAACAGGGACAATATTTATGCCATGAAACGGGCTGATATTATGATTTCAGATTTTTCCGGAATCATATTCGATTATACTTTTTTATGTGACAAACCCGTTATATATGCCAATGCAGATATTGATTTACGGCCGTATGATGCGTATGATCTGAAGAAATCGATGTGGCAGTTTACCGTTCTTGAGAAAATGGGCATTAAGTTGGAAGAAAAAGATTTTCCGCAGATAAAAGACGTTATACAAAACGCGGCTGACAGTCCTGCACTTGCCGCCGAACGTCAGCTTGCAAAACGAACCGCATGGATGCATGAAGGAGAAGCCGGCTGCAGAATTGCAGATTTCATGATTAAAACCGTTTCTGAAAAATCAACATGA